From the genome of Amycolatopsis sp. NBC_01488, one region includes:
- a CDS encoding PIG-L deacetylase family protein — MIGLRPGRLGSVVALGAHCDDIAIGAGGTLLTLCASRPGLKVDALVLSGGGTPREDEERAALAGFCPGAQLDVTVLKLPDGRFPAHWEEAKNALEELRRRSDPDVILAPRTDDAHQDHRGLAKLVPTAFRDHLALGYEIVKWDGDLGAPSVYQPLDDDVAESKVRLLQEHYASQRHRGWYDREAFLGLARIRGIEAATKYAEAFFVKKLTLDLKG; from the coding sequence GTCGTGGCCCTCGGCGCCCATTGCGACGACATCGCGATCGGCGCCGGCGGCACGCTGCTGACGCTGTGCGCGTCGCGGCCGGGCCTGAAGGTCGACGCGCTGGTCCTCTCCGGCGGCGGCACGCCCCGCGAGGACGAGGAGCGGGCGGCGCTGGCCGGGTTCTGCCCGGGCGCGCAGCTCGACGTCACGGTGCTGAAGCTGCCGGACGGGCGTTTCCCGGCGCACTGGGAAGAGGCCAAGAACGCGCTCGAGGAACTGCGGCGGCGCAGCGACCCGGACGTCATCCTGGCGCCCCGGACCGACGACGCCCACCAGGACCACCGCGGGCTGGCCAAGCTCGTGCCGACGGCGTTCCGCGACCACCTGGCGCTGGGTTACGAGATCGTCAAGTGGGACGGCGACCTCGGAGCGCCTTCGGTGTACCAGCCGCTCGACGACGACGTCGCCGAATCGAAGGTCCGGCTGCTGCAGGAGCACTACGCGTCGCAGCGGCACCGCGGCTGGTACGACCGCGAGGCGTTCCTCGGCCTGGCGCGGATCCGCGGGATCGAAGCGGCCACGAAGTACGCCGAAGCGTTCTTCGTCAAGAAACTCACTCTCGACCTGAAGGGCTGA
- a CDS encoding NAD-dependent epimerase/dehydratase family protein — translation MRVLLTGHKGYLGTVMAPVLAAAGHEVVGLDSGLFEDCLLGPTPADPAGHVVDLRDVSIEHVTGFDAVIHLAALSNDPLGSLAPELTYDINHHASVKLAKLAKEAGVGRYLYASTCSVYGAGGDKLVDEDAPLKPVTPYAESKVRVEADVHELADDDFTPVYMRNATAFGYSPRLRGDIVLNNLTAHAHLSGEVLVLSDGTPWRPLVHAQDIARAFTAALTAPKEAVHNRAFNIGTEDNNVTVAEIAQEVVEAVPGSTLNITGEAGADPRSYRVDFSRFRTAIPGFTCDWSVKDGAVELIEAYRKFGLTRESFQQLFTRLAWLKSEGEAGRVDDTMRRK, via the coding sequence ATGCGGGTGTTGCTGACGGGGCACAAGGGCTACCTGGGGACGGTGATGGCCCCGGTGCTCGCCGCCGCCGGTCACGAGGTCGTCGGCCTCGACTCGGGACTGTTCGAGGACTGCCTGCTCGGCCCGACCCCGGCCGACCCGGCCGGGCACGTCGTCGACCTGCGCGACGTCTCCATCGAGCACGTCACCGGCTTCGACGCGGTGATCCACTTGGCCGCCCTGTCGAACGACCCGCTCGGCTCGCTCGCGCCGGAGCTGACCTACGACATCAACCACCACGCGTCCGTGAAGCTCGCGAAGCTGGCGAAGGAGGCCGGCGTCGGGCGGTACCTCTACGCGTCGACCTGCTCGGTGTACGGCGCGGGCGGCGACAAGCTGGTCGACGAGGACGCGCCGCTGAAGCCGGTGACGCCGTACGCGGAGTCGAAGGTGCGTGTCGAGGCCGACGTCCACGAGCTCGCCGACGACGACTTCACGCCGGTCTACATGCGCAACGCGACCGCGTTCGGCTACTCGCCGCGGCTGCGCGGCGACATCGTGCTGAACAACCTGACCGCGCACGCACACCTGTCCGGCGAGGTGCTGGTGCTCTCCGACGGCACGCCGTGGCGGCCGCTGGTGCACGCCCAGGACATCGCCCGCGCGTTCACGGCGGCGTTGACGGCGCCGAAGGAGGCCGTGCACAACAGGGCTTTCAACATCGGTACCGAGGACAACAACGTCACCGTCGCCGAGATCGCCCAGGAGGTCGTCGAGGCCGTGCCGGGCTCGACGCTGAACATCACCGGCGAGGCGGGCGCCGACCCGCGCTCCTACCGCGTCGACTTCTCGCGCTTCCGCACGGCGATCCCGGGCTTCACCTGCGATTGGTCGGTCAAGGACGGCGCCGTCGAGCTCATCGAGGCCTACCGCAAGTTCGGGCTGACCCGGGAGTCGTTCCAGCAGCTGTTCACCCGGCTCGCCTGGCTGAAGAGCGAGGGCGAAGCCGGCCGCGTCGACGACACCATGCGGCGCAAGTAG
- a CDS encoding DUF4910 domain-containing protein, with translation MGGPQLRTGAELHALVERLYPICRSITGDGVRQTLDIIGEHIALERHEVPTGTQVLDWTIPQEWNIRDAYVASPSGERVIDFQESNLHVVGYSVPVSRRMPLSELREHLHTLPDQPSWVPYRTSYYAPAWGFCLAQEKLDALPDGEYDVVIDSTLADGSLTYGEHVVPGRVTDEVIVSCHVCHPSLANDNLAGIAVAISLAQQLVDPYYTYRFLFMPGTIGSITWLARNASRIEKVRHGLVLACAGDPGPLTYKKSRRDDAEIDRVVQHVLRSREHRVVDFSPYGYDERQFCSPGFNLGVGSLTRTPYAGYPEYHTSADNPSFVSPAAMEDTLGALRDAFGVLDRNRHYVNLSPYGEPQLGKRGLYDSLGGRSDAKQAQLAMLWVLNLSDGEHSLLDIAERAGLPFDIVDVAARALHDAGLVKE, from the coding sequence GTGGGGGGCCCGCAGCTGCGGACGGGGGCGGAGCTGCACGCCCTGGTCGAACGGCTGTACCCGATCTGCCGCAGCATCACCGGCGACGGCGTGCGGCAGACCCTGGACATCATCGGCGAGCACATCGCGCTCGAGCGGCACGAGGTTCCGACCGGCACCCAGGTGCTGGACTGGACCATTCCGCAGGAGTGGAACATCCGGGACGCGTACGTCGCTTCGCCGTCCGGTGAGCGGGTGATCGACTTCCAGGAGTCGAACCTGCACGTCGTCGGGTACAGCGTCCCGGTGTCGCGGCGGATGCCGCTGAGCGAGTTGCGGGAACACCTCCACACGCTGCCCGACCAGCCGTCGTGGGTGCCCTACCGGACCAGCTACTACGCCCCGGCCTGGGGCTTCTGCCTGGCCCAGGAGAAGCTCGACGCGCTGCCCGACGGCGAGTACGACGTCGTCATCGACTCGACCCTGGCCGACGGCTCGCTGACCTACGGAGAGCACGTCGTCCCGGGCCGCGTCACCGACGAGGTCATCGTGTCGTGCCACGTCTGCCACCCGTCGCTGGCCAACGACAACCTGGCCGGCATCGCCGTCGCGATCTCCCTGGCGCAGCAACTGGTTGATCCTTATTACACCTACCGGTTCCTGTTCATGCCGGGAACGATCGGCTCGATCACGTGGCTGGCCCGCAACGCCTCGCGGATCGAGAAGGTCCGGCACGGGCTCGTACTGGCCTGCGCCGGCGACCCAGGACCGTTGACGTACAAGAAGTCCCGTCGCGACGACGCCGAGATCGACCGCGTCGTGCAGCACGTGCTGCGGTCACGCGAACACCGCGTTGTCGACTTCTCGCCGTATGGCTATGACGAGCGCCAGTTCTGCTCGCCGGGCTTCAACCTCGGCGTCGGCTCGCTGACGCGGACCCCGTACGCGGGCTACCCCGAGTACCACACCTCCGCGGACAACCCGAGCTTCGTTTCGCCGGCGGCCATGGAGGACACGCTCGGCGCGCTTCGCGACGCTTTCGGCGTCCTGGACCGCAACCGCCACTACGTCAACCTCAGCCCGTACGGCGAGCCGCAGCTCGGCAAGCGCGGGCTCTACGACTCGCTCGGCGGCCGCAGCGACGCCAAACAGGCCCAGCTGGCGATGCTGTGGGTGCTCAACCTCTCCGACGGCGAGCACAGCCTCCTCGACATCGCCGAGCGGGCCGGACTGCCCTTCGACATCGTCGACGTCGCGGCCCGCGCCCTGCACGACGCCGGCCTGGTCAAGGAGTGA
- a CDS encoding glycosyltransferase family 2 protein, translating to MTTVPRLSLGLPVYNGEEYLAESLDALLGQTYEDFELIISDNASTDGTDEICRRYVEKDSRIRYVRQPKNIGATPNHNYVFDVSRTELFKWVSHDDLYARDLLMRCVEALDERPEVILAHCDQAIIDGDGRIVQPLEYTLDTASPHAPDRFRSVLFEPGGDDFYGVIRADVLRRVKPLDSYHHADRTYSAEMALHGPFHQVPELLYFRRDHPGRAERANPTIRSRCANLDPRRASRLRNPTVRLLGEYVYGFADLIRRAPISAADKRECFGHLGAWLTNRARSGHGERVEDRAPTASDVATVNTIVAGREGRLA from the coding sequence ATGACCACCGTCCCGCGGCTGAGCCTCGGCCTCCCGGTGTACAACGGCGAGGAGTACCTCGCCGAGTCGCTGGACGCCCTGCTCGGCCAGACCTACGAAGACTTCGAGCTGATCATCTCGGACAACGCCTCCACCGACGGCACCGACGAGATCTGCCGCCGCTACGTCGAGAAGGACTCCCGGATCCGCTACGTCCGGCAGCCGAAGAACATCGGCGCGACGCCGAACCACAACTACGTGTTCGACGTGTCCCGCACCGAGCTCTTCAAGTGGGTCTCCCACGACGACCTCTACGCCCGCGACCTGCTCATGCGGTGCGTCGAGGCGCTCGACGAGCGCCCGGAAGTCATCCTCGCCCACTGCGACCAGGCGATCATCGACGGCGACGGCCGCATCGTCCAGCCGCTCGAGTACACACTGGACACCGCGTCCCCGCACGCCCCGGACCGCTTCCGCAGCGTCCTGTTCGAGCCCGGCGGCGACGACTTCTACGGCGTCATCCGCGCCGACGTCCTCCGCCGCGTCAAGCCGCTCGACAGCTACCACCACGCCGACCGGACGTACTCCGCCGAGATGGCCCTGCACGGTCCGTTCCACCAGGTGCCCGAGCTGCTCTACTTCCGCCGCGACCACCCGGGCCGCGCGGAACGGGCCAACCCGACCATCCGGAGCCGGTGCGCGAATCTGGACCCGCGGCGCGCGAGCCGGCTCCGGAATCCCACCGTCCGCCTGCTCGGCGAGTACGTCTACGGGTTCGCGGACCTGATCCGCCGCGCGCCGATCTCGGCCGCCGACAAGCGCGAGTGCTTCGGGCACCTCGGCGCCTGGCTGACCAACCGGGCGCGGTCCGGCCACGGCGAACGCGTCGAGGACCGCGCGCCGACCGCCTCGGACGTCGCCACGGTCAACACGATCGTGGCCGGCCGGGAAGGCAGGCTCGCGTGA
- a CDS encoding polysaccharide pyruvyl transferase family protein, whose product MKRAPRVGVFGLLGSGNLGNDGSLEAVLGYLRAEYPDARLGALVGGPEIVRERYGIDATPLHWNQSEYETASGLRSIALKGFGKLVDIARTAAWVRKQDVVIVPGMGVLEATLPLRPWGFPYSLFLLSVTGRLFGTKVALVCVGANHISARATRTLVRWAGRLAAYRSYRDEISRDAMRAMGVDTSADGVYPDLAFALPTPEGPGKPGTVGVGVMAYYGGNDDRADGDRIYRHYVDTMNRFVAWLVDQDRPVRLFIGDRIDRQVVDEIIEKTASPLVTAATAETLDELMHEMAAVDSVVATRYHNVLCALKVAKPTVAIGYAPKNDVLMAELGLDGFTQRAKDVDYDRLVEQFTELENRSAELRQTLLERNELNAQRLKDQFAALSAALFGGGR is encoded by the coding sequence GTGAAGCGTGCCCCACGCGTCGGCGTCTTCGGCCTCCTCGGCTCCGGGAACCTCGGCAACGACGGTTCCCTCGAAGCCGTGCTCGGCTACCTGCGCGCCGAATACCCGGACGCCCGGCTCGGTGCCCTGGTCGGCGGCCCGGAGATCGTCCGCGAGCGCTACGGCATCGACGCCACGCCGCTGCACTGGAACCAGTCCGAGTACGAGACGGCGTCCGGCCTGCGCTCGATCGCCCTCAAGGGCTTCGGCAAGCTGGTCGACATCGCGCGCACCGCGGCCTGGGTCCGCAAGCAGGACGTCGTCATCGTGCCCGGCATGGGCGTGCTCGAGGCGACGCTTCCGTTGCGTCCCTGGGGTTTCCCGTATTCGCTCTTCCTCCTGTCCGTCACCGGGCGCCTCTTCGGCACCAAGGTGGCCCTCGTGTGCGTCGGCGCGAACCACATCAGCGCGCGGGCGACCCGGACGCTGGTCCGCTGGGCCGGCCGCCTCGCCGCCTACCGCTCCTACCGCGACGAGATCTCCCGCGACGCGATGCGTGCCATGGGTGTCGACACCAGTGCCGACGGGGTGTACCCGGACCTCGCTTTCGCTCTTCCCACGCCGGAGGGGCCCGGCAAGCCGGGCACCGTCGGCGTCGGCGTGATGGCCTACTACGGCGGCAACGACGACCGCGCCGACGGCGACCGCATCTACCGCCACTACGTGGACACGATGAACCGTTTCGTCGCGTGGCTCGTTGACCAGGACAGACCCGTCCGGCTGTTCATCGGCGACCGGATCGACCGGCAGGTCGTCGACGAGATCATCGAGAAGACCGCTTCCCCGCTGGTGACGGCGGCTACGGCGGAGACCCTGGACGAGCTGATGCACGAGATGGCGGCGGTGGACAGCGTGGTGGCCACGCGCTACCACAACGTGCTCTGCGCCCTGAAGGTCGCGAAACCGACCGTCGCGATCGGGTACGCGCCGAAGAACGACGTGCTGATGGCGGAGCTGGGCCTCGACGGTTTCACCCAGCGGGCGAAGGACGTCGACTACGACCGGCTCGTCGAGCAGTTCACCGAACTGGAGAACCGCTCGGCGGAACTGCGCCAGACGCTCCTGGAACGGAACGAGCTGAACGCGCAGCGGCTCAAGGACCAGTTCGCCGCCCTTTCGGCGGCCCTCTTCGGGGGTGGGCGATGA
- a CDS encoding dTDP-4-dehydrorhamnose 3,5-epimerase family protein, which yields MKAIPVPEIQGAYLFEPTPHADERGFFSRTFDRAVVASAGIDPDGFVQDSLSRSRKGVVRGMHLRGGAGEAKLVRCSHGAIFDVVVDLRPDSPTFRHIKTFELSGETQVSVYIPAGCAHGFQSLTDPSDVSYRIDRAHDPSEDITISYKDTELDISWPLSVTMVSDRDERAPSLGEALKPTR from the coding sequence ATGAAGGCCATTCCGGTGCCCGAAATCCAGGGCGCGTACTTGTTCGAACCCACCCCGCACGCCGACGAGCGCGGCTTCTTCAGCCGGACGTTCGACCGTGCCGTCGTCGCATCGGCAGGGATCGACCCGGACGGCTTCGTCCAGGACAGTCTTTCCCGGTCCCGCAAGGGAGTCGTCCGCGGAATGCACCTGCGGGGCGGGGCCGGCGAGGCGAAGCTGGTACGGTGTTCCCACGGCGCGATCTTCGACGTCGTGGTGGATCTCCGACCGGATTCCCCCACGTTCCGACACATCAAGACCTTCGAACTTTCCGGTGAGACGCAGGTTTCCGTGTACATCCCCGCGGGATGCGCGCACGGATTCCAGTCACTCACCGATCCGTCCGACGTTTCGTACCGTATCGATCGGGCCCATGACCCGTCCGAAGACATCACAATTTCGTACAAAGACACAGAATTGGACATTTCGTGGCCACTGTCGGTCACAATGGTCAGTGACCGGGATGAGCGCGCGCCGTCTCTCGGAGAGGCGTTGAAACCAACGAGGTGA
- a CDS encoding glutamate-1-semialdehyde 2,1-aminomutase — translation MGTKLPRSAEANARLHRVIPGGAHTYAKGSDQYPEGMAPVISHGLGGHVWDVDGNDYIEYGAGLRAVSLGHAHPRVLDAVRSELEKGSNFIRPSIIEAEAAERFLENVPTADMVKFTKNGSDATTAAVRLARAATGRKLVARCADHAFFSTDDWFIGTTPMNAGIPDETTDATVSFPYGDLQATEELLQRHDGQIACMILEAAAAVEPPPGYLQGLRDLATRHGVVLIFDEMITGFRWSAHGAQGLYGVTPDLSTFGKALGNGFAVSALAGKRELMELGGLQTDRERVFLLSTTHGAETHSLAAAIAVMDVYRDEDVIARLHTLGDRLATGVREVTAGIGVEDHVVVRGRSSNLVFATLDEDLKPSQPYRTLFLRELVGGGVLGPSFVVSAALTEADIDKTVDVVAQACTVYRKALDANDPAPWMGGRPVRPVFRKFA, via the coding sequence ATGGGAACGAAGTTGCCCCGCTCGGCGGAGGCGAACGCGCGGCTGCACCGGGTCATCCCCGGGGGTGCGCACACCTACGCCAAGGGCTCGGACCAGTATCCCGAAGGGATGGCTCCGGTCATTTCGCACGGCCTCGGCGGCCACGTCTGGGACGTCGACGGCAACGACTACATCGAGTACGGCGCCGGGCTGAGAGCGGTCAGCCTCGGCCACGCCCACCCGCGGGTCCTGGACGCCGTCCGGAGCGAGCTGGAGAAGGGCAGCAACTTCATCCGCCCGTCGATCATCGAGGCCGAGGCCGCCGAGCGGTTCCTCGAGAACGTGCCGACGGCCGACATGGTGAAGTTCACCAAGAACGGCTCGGACGCCACCACCGCCGCGGTCCGGCTGGCCCGCGCCGCCACCGGGCGCAAGCTCGTCGCCAGGTGCGCCGACCACGCCTTCTTCTCCACCGACGACTGGTTCATCGGCACCACGCCGATGAACGCGGGCATCCCGGACGAGACGACGGACGCGACGGTGTCCTTCCCGTACGGCGACCTGCAGGCCACGGAGGAGCTGCTGCAGCGCCACGATGGCCAGATCGCGTGCATGATCCTGGAGGCGGCCGCCGCGGTGGAGCCGCCACCGGGGTACCTGCAAGGCCTGCGCGACCTCGCCACTCGCCACGGCGTCGTGCTGATCTTCGACGAGATGATCACCGGCTTCCGCTGGTCCGCCCACGGCGCCCAGGGGCTCTACGGCGTCACGCCGGACCTCTCGACCTTCGGCAAGGCGCTCGGCAACGGCTTCGCCGTCTCCGCGCTCGCGGGCAAGCGGGAGCTGATGGAGCTCGGCGGGCTCCAGACCGACCGGGAGCGGGTGTTCCTGCTCTCGACCACCCACGGCGCCGAGACCCACTCGCTCGCCGCCGCCATCGCGGTGATGGACGTCTACCGCGACGAGGACGTCATCGCCCGGCTGCACACCCTCGGCGACCGGCTCGCCACCGGCGTCCGCGAAGTGACGGCCGGGATCGGCGTCGAGGACCACGTCGTCGTCCGCGGCCGGTCCAGCAACCTGGTGTTCGCCACCCTCGACGAGGACCTCAAGCCGTCGCAGCCGTACCGGACGCTGTTCCTGCGCGAGCTGGTCGGCGGTGGTGTGCTCGGACCGTCCTTCGTGGTCAGTGCCGCGCTCACCGAGGCGGACATCGACAAGACCGTCGACGTGGTCGCCCAGGCCTGCACGGTGTACCGCAAGGCCCTCGACGCCAACGACCCGGCGCCGTGGATGGGCGGCCGTCCGGTGCGGCCGGTGTTCCGCAAGTTCGCCTGA
- a CDS encoding right-handed parallel beta-helix repeat-containing protein — MGRLRAVLVAACSLLIAAASPALARATDGPGPVCDHQPAEYEEAPPGAVSVDPGVDGDLSAKTAANPPGTTFWLRPGTHTLGTDEYGQVVPKDGDVYLGAPGAVVDGRGVNHAAFTQRAKDVALHGLTIRGFAALQDQGVVNHDSGDGWLIENTTIEDNAGAGLMAGARQIVRHSCLRNNGQYGLNAYQAGDGITGLVLQGNEITGNNTGDWEAKVPGCGCSGGAKFWAVNGADINGNWVHGNHGAGLWADTDNNDFLVEDNLFEANDAEALFYETSYNLVLRGNTFRGNTLVQGRAFASRGDNFPAATVYLSESGGEPRVQARTSAVDISGNTFEDNWAGITLWENADRFCNSPANTSTGYCTKVASQSSCTSATIARPPAYGDCRWKTQRVEVHGNTFRFDPARVGCTSLCGRMALLSNYGTFPDWSPYKGTVVEEAITFRQGNRWHDNSYAGPWTFVVHDTSRTVDAAGWRAEPYSQDACSSFDGGSAGC, encoded by the coding sequence ATGGGCAGACTTCGTGCGGTTCTCGTCGCCGCTTGCTCGCTCCTGATCGCCGCGGCCTCCCCGGCGCTCGCGCGAGCCACCGACGGGCCCGGGCCGGTGTGCGACCACCAGCCCGCGGAGTACGAGGAAGCGCCTCCCGGGGCCGTCTCCGTCGATCCGGGCGTCGACGGAGACCTCTCGGCCAAGACGGCGGCGAACCCGCCGGGCACGACGTTCTGGCTCCGCCCCGGCACCCACACGCTCGGCACCGACGAGTACGGCCAGGTCGTCCCGAAGGACGGTGACGTGTACCTCGGCGCGCCGGGCGCGGTCGTCGACGGCCGCGGTGTCAACCACGCGGCCTTCACCCAGCGGGCCAAGGACGTCGCGCTCCACGGGCTCACGATCCGCGGGTTCGCCGCGCTCCAGGACCAGGGCGTGGTGAACCACGACTCGGGCGACGGCTGGCTCATCGAGAACACGACCATCGAGGACAACGCGGGCGCGGGCCTGATGGCCGGCGCGCGCCAGATCGTCCGGCACAGCTGCCTGCGGAACAACGGCCAGTACGGGCTCAACGCCTACCAGGCCGGCGACGGGATCACCGGGCTCGTGCTGCAGGGCAACGAGATCACCGGCAACAACACCGGCGACTGGGAGGCCAAGGTGCCGGGCTGCGGGTGCAGCGGCGGCGCCAAGTTCTGGGCCGTGAACGGCGCCGACATCAACGGCAACTGGGTCCACGGCAACCACGGCGCCGGCCTGTGGGCCGACACGGACAACAACGACTTCCTCGTCGAGGACAACCTGTTCGAGGCCAACGACGCCGAGGCGTTGTTCTACGAGACCAGCTACAACCTCGTGCTGCGCGGCAACACGTTCCGCGGCAACACCCTGGTGCAGGGCCGCGCGTTCGCGTCGCGCGGCGACAACTTCCCGGCCGCGACGGTGTACCTGTCGGAGTCGGGCGGCGAGCCGCGTGTGCAGGCGCGGACGTCGGCCGTCGACATCAGCGGGAACACGTTCGAGGACAACTGGGCCGGGATCACGTTGTGGGAGAACGCGGACCGCTTCTGCAACAGCCCGGCGAACACGTCCACGGGCTACTGCACCAAGGTGGCTTCGCAGTCCTCGTGCACGTCGGCCACGATCGCGAGGCCTCCGGCGTACGGCGACTGCCGCTGGAAGACCCAGCGCGTGGAGGTGCACGGGAACACCTTCCGGTTCGACCCCGCCCGGGTCGGCTGCACGAGCCTCTGCGGCCGGATGGCGCTGCTGTCGAACTACGGGACCTTCCCGGACTGGTCGCCCTACAAGGGAACGGTGGTCGAAGAAGCGATCACCTTCCGGCAGGGCAACCGCTGGCACGACAACTCCTATGCCGGGCCGTGGACTTTCGTCGTGCATGACACCTCCAGGACGGTCGACGCTGCGGGCTGGCGGGCGGAGCCCTACTCGCAGGACGCGTGTTCTTCGTTCGACGGTGGGTCCGCCGGCTGTTGA
- a CDS encoding HAD family hydrolase, giving the protein MPAIPAPLDRDAIDAVLFDAMGVLYSAADDVGELLVPYLRSHGCVLLRDEIAQLYQECSLGKMSSADFWATAGATGASDEEYCRNHRLTEGVVAVLAELDATGVRLGCLSNDVREWSKLLRERFGLGEYLTDWFVSGDIGVRKPAPEAFTTVCHRLDVVPNRILLIDDRAENVSTARAAGLQALRYGTARLSTMDQLRKELRPR; this is encoded by the coding sequence ATGCCCGCCATCCCCGCACCCCTCGACCGCGACGCGATCGACGCCGTCCTGTTCGACGCGATGGGCGTCCTCTACTCAGCCGCCGACGACGTCGGCGAGCTGCTCGTGCCGTATCTCCGCAGCCACGGCTGCGTGTTGCTCCGGGACGAAATCGCGCAGCTGTACCAGGAATGCAGTCTCGGCAAGATGTCGTCCGCGGACTTCTGGGCGACGGCCGGAGCGACCGGAGCGTCGGACGAGGAGTACTGCCGGAACCACCGCCTGACCGAGGGCGTGGTCGCGGTGCTCGCCGAACTCGACGCCACCGGAGTGCGGCTCGGCTGCCTGAGCAACGACGTCAGGGAGTGGTCGAAGCTCCTTCGTGAGCGGTTCGGCCTCGGCGAGTACCTGACCGACTGGTTCGTCAGCGGCGACATCGGCGTGCGCAAGCCCGCCCCCGAAGCGTTCACCACGGTCTGCCATCGGCTGGACGTGGTACCGAACCGGATCCTCCTCATCGACGACCGCGCGGAGAACGTCTCGACCGCGCGAGCCGCCGGACTGCAGGCCCTGCGGTACGGCACGGCTCGGTTGTCCACAATGGACCAATTACGCAAGGAGCTCAGACCGCGGTGA
- a CDS encoding maleylpyruvate isomerase family mycothiol-dependent enzyme → MIQDLIAAERRELAALLDDLTPDAWGAATLCAGWRVPEVVAHVTMPFRFSTGRFVREMVKSGGRFNRMSDRVARKDAAALSRETLVASLRDNADHPWQPPGGGPEGALSHDVIHGLDITTALGLDRRVPSERLEVVLGGVKPKHTKYFGTDLTGVCLRADDLDWSYGTGTPLTGLAQDLLLVLCNRRLPAGRLRGEPSARFTAV, encoded by the coding sequence ATGATCCAAGACCTGATCGCCGCCGAGCGGCGGGAACTCGCCGCTCTGCTCGACGACCTGACGCCGGACGCCTGGGGTGCGGCGACCTTGTGTGCTGGCTGGCGGGTGCCCGAGGTCGTCGCCCACGTGACCATGCCCTTCCGGTTCTCCACCGGACGGTTCGTGCGCGAGATGGTGAAGTCCGGCGGCCGCTTCAACCGGATGTCCGATCGCGTCGCTCGGAAGGATGCTGCCGCGCTCTCGCGGGAAACCCTCGTGGCCTCGCTGCGGGACAACGCCGACCATCCGTGGCAGCCGCCCGGTGGTGGGCCGGAGGGGGCTCTGAGCCACGACGTCATCCACGGCCTCGACATCACCACCGCCCTCGGGCTGGATCGCCGCGTGCCGTCGGAACGGCTGGAAGTGGTCCTGGGCGGGGTCAAGCCGAAGCACACGAAATACTTCGGTACCGATCTGACCGGGGTCTGCCTACGGGCCGACGACCTCGACTGGTCGTACGGCACCGGCACCCCGCTCACCGGCCTGGCCCAGGACCTGCTGCTGGTTCTCTGCAACCGACGGTTGCCGGCGGGACGTCTTCGGGGCGAGCCGAGCGCGCGCTTCACCGCGGTCTGA
- a CDS encoding phosphatase PAP2 family protein: protein MRQQVRTAPAALPAAVRAPLAMTAALATAVLVALGILHFHDAGLTGIDAAVLPSIDGVQPPWRYVALVFDFGGEPVGSTILVALIAVVCFLVHRIRAAALTVLGVVVTVAVTTVLKPLVGRTIHGEFLSYPSGHTAMATALALVIGLVLADRLAFDRAAAVVLVLGLALVAAVAMGWAEVALGAHYPTDAAGGFCAALAAVPATGWLVDRVAERL from the coding sequence GTGAGGCAGCAGGTCCGGACGGCGCCCGCGGCCCTGCCGGCCGCGGTGCGTGCCCCCCTGGCCATGACGGCCGCCTTGGCGACGGCGGTGCTGGTCGCGCTCGGCATCCTCCACTTCCACGACGCGGGCCTGACGGGCATCGACGCGGCGGTGCTCCCGTCGATCGACGGCGTCCAGCCACCGTGGCGGTACGTGGCGCTGGTCTTCGACTTCGGCGGCGAGCCGGTGGGGTCGACGATCCTGGTCGCGCTGATCGCGGTGGTGTGCTTCCTGGTCCACCGCATCCGCGCGGCCGCGTTGACGGTGCTCGGCGTAGTGGTGACGGTGGCGGTGACGACGGTTCTGAAGCCGCTCGTCGGCCGGACGATCCATGGCGAGTTCCTTTCGTATCCGAGCGGTCACACGGCGATGGCCACCGCGCTGGCGTTGGTGATCGGGCTGGTACTGGCTGATCGTCTGGCGTTCGATCGGGCCGCTGCAGTGGTCTTGGTCTTGGGGCTGGCTCTGGTCGCCGCGGTGGCGATGGGGTGGGCCGAGGTGGCCCTGGGAGCCCACTACCCGACGGACGCGGCGGGCGGCTTCTGTGCCGCGCTGGCCGCGGTCCCGGCGACGGGGTGGCTGGTGGATCGCGTGGCCGAACGCCTTTGA